A genomic window from Pseudogulbenkiania sp. MAI-1 includes:
- the mreD gene encoding rod shape-determining protein MreD, protein MPFERPKELLKPVKRRFIYLTFVIAVLAELIPLPAGSTRWLPDLIGLLLLYWVINQPRRINIGSAFLLGLVADVATAGLFGQHALAYSITSYLALRQQRQLVMFNLGQQALAVLGLMLANQAIMVAVRMVSGAAFVGWGYFLPPLIAALLWPLLTKLLLLPYRQHSV, encoded by the coding sequence ATGCCGTTTGAGCGTCCCAAAGAATTGTTGAAGCCGGTCAAGCGCCGCTTCATCTACCTGACCTTCGTCATCGCCGTGCTGGCCGAGCTGATTCCGCTGCCGGCCGGCTCCACCCGCTGGCTGCCCGACCTGATCGGACTGTTGCTGCTGTACTGGGTGATCAATCAGCCGCGCCGCATCAATATCGGCAGTGCCTTCCTGCTCGGCCTGGTGGCCGATGTGGCCACCGCCGGGCTGTTCGGTCAACATGCGCTGGCCTACTCGATCACCAGCTACCTGGCGCTGCGCCAGCAGCGCCAGTTGGTGATGTTCAACCTCGGCCAGCAGGCGCTGGCAGTGCTCGGTCTGATGCTGGCCAACCAGGCCATCATGGTGGCGGTGCGCATGGTCAGCGGCGCTGCCTTCGTCGGTTGGGGCTATTTCCTGCCGCCGCTGATCGCCGCGCTGTTGTGGCCCTTGCTGACCAAGCTGCTGTTGCTGCCGTACCGGCAGCATTCGGTCTGA